From the genome of bacterium:
GGCGGCCACGTACTCGTAGAGCGAGTAGAGGGTGTAGAGGGCGGCGACGAGGACCAGCCACCAGGCCACCTCGTTCAACAGGGCCGTGGGCAGCAGGGCGGGGAAGAGGGCGCTGGCGATGCGCCCCGTCAGGATGGCGATGATCACCGTCGCCTGGATGATGGCCTTGAGCTTGCCGCTGGTGCGGGCCGCCACCACCTCGCCGCGATAGGCGCAGACGGTGCGCATGGTGCTGATCAGGCTGTCCCGGTAAACGAAGATGAGCACCATCCACCAGGGGATGAGGCCGGCGGCGAGGAAGGCGATGAACACGCTCATGCGGCTGATGGAGTCGGCCAGCGGATCGAGCAGCTTGCCGAAGTCCGTCACCTCGCCGCGGGAGCGGGCCAAGTGTCCGTCGAAGGCGTCCGTCAGCTCGGAGACGATGACGATGGCGAGGGCCGCCACCCGGGCGCCCAGCCCGTCCTGCATGAAGACCAGCACGAAGACGGGGCTGAGCAGCAGCCGTGCGAAGGTCAGCCAGTTGGCAAGCGTCATGGGCGGATTCCTTGTGTGACGGCCGAAAAGTGGAACAATCGAGGTCCAGGCGCAACCGCGGAGCGGCCCGGCGGTAGGGAACCCGCTGTGGGTCGCCCGCCCCTCAGGCGCCCGATTCCCGCCGCTCGCCCCGGTCGAGGGAGAGGCGGACGGGAGCCACCATCCGCTCGGGCTGGAGGATGTCCTCCAGCTCCGCCGGCGAGAGCAGATCCATCTCCAGCACGATCTCCCGCACGGGGATGCCCGTCTCCAGGGCGCGGCGGGCCACCTGGGTCGCCGCCGAGTAGCC
Proteins encoded in this window:
- the pgsA gene encoding CDP-diacylglycerol--glycerol-3-phosphate 3-phosphatidyltransferase encodes the protein MTLANWLTFARLLLSPVFVLVFMQDGLGARVAALAIVIVSELTDAFDGHLARSRGEVTDFGKLLDPLADSISRMSVFIAFLAAGLIPWWMVLIFVYRDSLISTMRTVCAYRGEVVAARTSGKLKAIIQATVIIAILTGRIASALFPALLPTALLNEVAWWLVLVAALYTLYSLYEYVAANWAIVSSAGRAQPGARSA